Below is a window of Osmia bicornis bicornis chromosome 8, iOsmBic2.1, whole genome shotgun sequence DNA.
TAAGTCTGGCAAAAAGTAAATATAACGAGAGAAGGACTAAGTAGAATAAtggcaaaataaaatataacaaagtatattaaaaataatcgaaACGATTCTTTTCAGGTTCTTAACCGGAACGAATTCAGGTCTCCGTTTAGGGTACACGATGATGGACAAAAGAGACCTATTCAAAGAGCCCTGGAAAAAGTACACCGAGGTGTACCAAACGATCAGAAACGAGGATACTGTAACTACATTTCTTAAACCAAATgtcaaatttatttctttattaattaagaaagaaacaattatCCTGTAGGGGTTGTTCTGCGACCTAGCGAGTTACATGTTGATGACCGTGCAATCTGTGGACAAGTTGAATGAGAAATTAGAGACACCAGTGCCGGCGTTACAATTCCGTCCAAATATTTTACTCTACACGAAGGAAGCATTCTCGGAAGACGATTGGGAATGGATAAAAATCGGCGAACGAGCTGTTGTTAGAAACGTCAAACCATGTACACGGTATAGTAGAAGATTTTGAGAGACAGCGATGTGGCAAAGTGTGATGTTGTAATTAAAAGAATCGAGATTCCTGCGCTTTGTATAAATCGGCAAACTCATCTActtgttaattacaaaataatcaTTCATGTCAAGCACTGTATCTGTAAACGTCCTGTCTGATCCAGGTGTAAGTTTGTGCTTGTGAATCCAGATAATGGAGTAATGGACGACGAAGAGCCATTGAAGACTTTAAAAACGTACggtttttttaatctttttttttattgaatttttcacaGAAACGGGGAACCTTGATCGCAAAAATACCCTACTATAGTCTAATTTACCATTAATCTTCTTTCATCGTtacatttatcatttttctatttatcgAAGCTTAAGATTTTAAAACAGgctttaaataattgttagtTGTTAAAACGAAAAATCTGTTGCTTCTATGCTATGTGATGTTGATCCAGTTTTCTGTGCTTGGTTGTTacttaatttttctattttatgaATTCTAGATTTAGGCAATTAACAGATCCAAAACGCCTTGCTTTGGAAGGAACCGCACCCAAGATGGGAATCTACTGTGGATTATACGTCCCTGGAAAAGTGAAAATCGACGATGATGTCTTCGTTCACATTCCTAATAAATCatcgatcgaatcgaatcATCGTGAAACGAAATAGAAGTTAAAAAGTACGAACAGTAACTTGCTTCCAAAGGCCTTTCTTTTTATGAAAGTagatcaattaaaattgttgaatttttGCAAGTATATAATAAGAAATAGTACCTTCAGAGGAACAATTTGTGAATAGTTCCTGAAAGGAAGACAATACGATATACGATTTTTATGATGAATTATTGCTGACAAAAAGCTTTATAATATACACTGGGTGTCTCAAAAATATACAACGAAAAGTTATTCTTAAAGAAACTTCCAATAATCTTCTAATACTTCAAGACACCCTATAGACACGTAAAAGAATTGTTACATCAAATAAAGTTCCAATTGTTACAAATAtgttgttaaataattttcttcttatttctttATCCTAACTTCTTGTTCCTTACatacttttattctttttcactATTTGCcacttagaaattttaataaacgcAACCTGTGTCGTTCTTGATTTCTCCTCCAAGTTTTGCTTTCAGATATACGATCGTGAAAGAGGACCCTGGAGCAAATGATGATCTCGTTGGAAACGCAATTGCATCGTAAACTGACACAGAGTGGTCAGAGGCCGGATTAGATAAGAAGAAATGAGTAAAGAGTAGGGGAACACGTATAACGTTCACGATCCTCGTCTCTTTCAGTCGTTTCATTCTTTGAGACGCGTTACGTTCACTCACGATGCTGTTCCATTCATTGTTAGCTTCTATCGTTACGACTTTCTGGCTCGTCGATGTATCCTGTCAGGATGGTAagagaaaattctatttaaaatcattttcttgCTTTTCTTAAAGGGGTACGTCCACTGTGAAGGGTGATCTTTAGGAATTTCTGTTAGAAATacttttctttccattttcatATTCAGAATGATTTCATCTTGTACATGTAAttgtaaagaaaaagattAAGAAGAAAGGTGAAAACTTGCACAGCTTTTCAGGCTACTCTGGGCCACGTGAAACCCCGGATTTCACCGGAAGTGCAGGCTGAAGCGGCTAAGGGTGTCGCTGAAAGGCTTCTGGGCATCGAACGGGCACGATTGTTCGCGATGACTGTAGATCCTAACTGTGGACCCATTGGAAAAGATACCTTTGTGGTAACATGCATAAGAAACGTCCCACTTTACTGATCTCTCATTTTTTCACATCTCTATTATATCTTAAATTTGTCTTTCAGATAAGGAAAAATTCCCTCGAGCAAATTGAGATTGTTGGTACTTCCGGTGTGGCTGTGACTTGGGGTTTGCATTACTACTTGAAACGCTATTGCAACATTCATGTATCATGGGAGGGCAACCAACTGAATCTCCCAAACACTCTGCCAAATGTTAATGTAAATGTCACATCGAACgacaggtagaaaaaaatcatttttctcttacatttttttcaatttatttcttcgtttaCTCGAAGTTTGATCTGTACAGGTTCAGGTACTATCAGAACGTGTGCACCCTTGGGTACAGTTCTGCATGGTGGAAATGGGACGATTGGGAAAGGAACATCGACTGGATGGTCCTTAATGGAATCAATTTGGCTCTTGCTTTTAATGGACAAGAGGCTATCTGGGAGAGAGTATACCTCCAATTGAATTTCACTCGAGACGAGATTAACGATCACTTTGGAGGACCTGCGTTTTTGCCTTGGTAATAGAGATCTCTCTGCTTCGACGGTATTTCGAACGGCAAATATTGAAATCAAGGTTTTATGTATTACACCATGTATCCACATACATATTAATTTGTTGCTGATAGACTTAGGAATATTTATCTCTTTCACTTGATGATAAGACACTTGTTCTCGCGTGTATCAGACATTGCATCTCAatggaaaatatttctttatgtAATACACAGGGTATTAGTTAATTTTCTTCGCAATATCgaatcttagaattaaagttcaataaatttgataataggtaatttggtaatttaatatctttttgtTAAGATATAGGATAGGAAATCCTAGGGAACCCTAGAATCTCTCACCACTCGTTACACGATGAAATTTCGaagtgaaattataaaataaatttctgtaGGTCTAGAATGGGCAATATTCGTGGTTTCGGCGGTCCATTAACCCCTACTTGGCACGAACAATCGATTCGCCTGCAACATCAAATCCTTCAAAGGATGAGGAGCCTAGGAATGACACCTGTTCTACCTGCATTCGCAGGACACGTGCCCAGAGCATTTCCCAGATTGTTCCCCAAAGCGAATGTCACCAAGCTTTCATCTTGGAATCAATTTTCAGATAAATATTGTTGGTGAGCAGTATCAATCAATTGTTTCTAGTAAGATAAGTTATCAGGAAATGATAATCTTGCTGTTTAGCAAACTCCTGAAGATGAAGTATATAAGATATATATTGACCCAAAAATAAGCACAATGTTAGAAAGTTTAATTTTGTTGCAGCCCTTATCTTCTGACACCCACAGATCCACTGTTTCAACAAATTGGACAACAGTTTCTGAAAACTGTaagtgaaattttcaaatttggaAATAATGTATTTACTTTTGCGATTCGTATTTTGTAGTACATCGAGGAGTTTGGTACCGATCATGTGTACAATTGCGATACTTTCAATGAAAACGAGCCGTACACCAGTGAACTGAAGTTCTTAAAAAATGTTGGACACTCGATTTTCGCGGCTATGAACAATGTTGATCCAAACGCGATATGGTAAtacttgaatttttaatttaattctttcgTCTAACAATTCTCTGatatgtaattattattaaaggcTGATGCAAGGCTGGTTGTTCTTCCACGATTTATTGTTCTGGACAGAACCTAGGGTCGAAGCTTTCTTAACTTCAGTACCGGTGGTGAGAAGcaggataaaataattctaaattatttcttcttttgaaatttcttcgttGAAACGTTATTCTTCTTGTTCCAGGGAAGACTGATAGTGTTGGACCTTCAATCCGAACAATTTCCTCAGTACACTAGATTGAAATCGTATTATGGGCAGCCATTCATTTGGTGCATGTTGCACAACTTTGGTGGCACTCTTGGAATGTTTGGTTCAgctcaaattattaattacgtaggtttatttattaattttaagcTGATTTCTGGGGAATCATTTAAATTGCTTCTGGTAATCGTGGACgttgttaaattaaaattacccCTTTCATAGCGAGTCTTCGAAGGAAGAAGTATGAAGAACAGTACAATGATTGGAACAGGTTTAACGCCAGAGGGTATCAATCAAAATTATGTTATCTACGAATTGATGAATGAGATGGCTTATCGTCGGAAACCGGTCAATTTAGACAActggtaaaataaaatatttctgaatCTTTTACGATAAGAATaaatcaatgtatatataattcCCAGGTTCGAGAACTATGCTAGTAGAAGATACGGTGTTTGGAACGAGTATGCTGTGATAGCATGGAAGAATTTAGGGAAGACCGTGTATAATTATAATGGTTACCAAAAAATTCGAgggaaatatgtaattagtcaACGACCAAGCTTAAATCTCTCACCTTGGGTAAGTGAAAAGCTTTTGATGCGGAGTTTgcgaaagatttttaattatttatacagaAATATGATTGTAGACGTGGTACAAACGTGAGACATTCTACAACACGTGGTACGTCTTTCTTCAAGCAAGGCATGGAAGAAGAAATAGCACCCTGTATAGACACGATGTGGTTGATTTAACGAGACAAGCCCTTCAATTAAAAGCAGACGAAATCTACCCTGCTTTGGTTGATTCGTTTAAAAAGAAGAACGTTACTGGGTTCAAGTAAGTTCTATGTTCTAGTTTAAATTTAAACTCAAACACGAATTcattgtaaattttttattctatttgtATAGATACCATGCTGATTCACTCCTGGAATTATTCGACGACTTAGAATTAATATTAGCATCCGGGAAGAACTTCCTGTTGGGTAGATGGATAGAATCAGCCAAAAGTCTGGCTGGCAACGATGAGGAACTACGTCTCTACGAATACAATGCAAGAAACCAGATTACATTATGGGGACCACGAGGAGAGATAAGAGACTATGCGAACAAACAATGGTCCGGAATTGCTGCGGATTACTTCAAACGACGTTGGGCCATTTTCCTCGATAGTCTTGAGAACGTTCTGACTAAAGGGACGACGTTAAATACCACAAGAATCAACGAGCGAATATTTCAAGAAGTAGAGGAGCCATTCACTCTTTCCACTAAACTTTATCCAACGGATGAGATAGgtattgtttttaattttcttttgataaaGTTTCAATGTTCCAAACATTTGTTTGCTGCAGGTGACTGTATTGATATAGCAACGAATCTTCTGTCCAAATGGTATAAAACATCGTACAAAGACAGTAAAACGTTAACAATGAATAGGAGACGAGAATGGGAAAGAGTATAAGGACTGCTGTTAAGAATTATAATTGGCTCTAGTTAATTTGAGATCATCCTACTAGTCACGTcgattacaaatatttttaaatgtttacaAAAATGCTCAAACattatataattaagaaaaaagtgtaattttcattgaattattatatttaagaaaataaagaactATCAAAATAAACGCttgacaaacttgtattttaaaaagaccgccataaattaaatatttttaaaattcgatcCTAGCGCCATCTATGCAGAAACGGTGAAAACGGCGGGGGTCCTTAGAACCCCAAGATACAATTTTGGTGTGCAGAATCGATAGTGCCTTGGGGCCCTTAGAACCCCGAGCGGATATGATTTTGGTATGCAGAATCGATagtgcttcggggtccttaGAACCCCGAGAGGATA
It encodes the following:
- the LOC114873700 gene encoding alpha-N-acetylglucosaminidase: MLFHSLLASIVTTFWLVDVSCQDAFQATLGHVKPRISPEVQAEAAKGVAERLLGIERARLFAMTVDPNCGPIGKDTFVIRKNSLEQIEIVGTSGVAVTWGLHYYLKRYCNIHVSWEGNQLNLPNTLPNVNVNVTSNDRFRYYQNVCTLGYSSAWWKWDDWERNIDWMVLNGINLALAFNGQEAIWERVYLQLNFTRDEINDHFGGPAFLPWSRMGNIRGFGGPLTPTWHEQSIRLQHQILQRMRSLGMTPVLPAFAGHVPRAFPRLFPKANVTKLSSWNQFSDKYCCPYLLTPTDPLFQQIGQQFLKTYIEEFGTDHVYNCDTFNENEPYTSELKFLKNVGHSIFAAMNNVDPNAIWLMQGWLFFHDLLFWTEPRVEAFLTSVPVGRLIVLDLQSEQFPQYTRLKSYYGQPFIWCMLHNFGGTLGMFGSAQIINYRVFEGRSMKNSTMIGTGLTPEGINQNYVIYELMNEMAYRRKPVNLDNWFENYASRRYGVWNEYAVIAWKNLGKTVYNYNGYQKIRGKYVISQRPSLNLSPWTWYKRETFYNTWYVFLQARHGRRNSTLYRHDVVDLTRQALQLKADEIYPALVDSFKKKNVTGFKYHADSLLELFDDLELILASGKNFLLGRWIESAKSLAGNDEELRLYEYNARNQITLWGPRGEIRDYANKQWSGIAADYFKRRWAIFLDSLENVLTKGTTLNTTRINERIFQEVEEPFTLSTKLYPTDEIGDCIDIATNLLSKWYKTSYKDSKTLTMNRRREWERV